The Gallus gallus isolate bGalGal1 chromosome 31, bGalGal1.mat.broiler.GRCg7b, whole genome shotgun sequence DNA segment ggggggggggtgaagagaaggagaacaaaaaaggaaaacaaacagaaaccactcggtacagtgtctggagttaggcggactgcccaggctataatctaatctacgaaggtcacaccaacaccagcaatgctttgtagtctcacagtctggcttaacaaaatcctttttcttactaacgttaAAGCTTCAGACGAATCTTGCCagcattctccaccaaaaatttgtcacggagttacctagatagatctctgcccatgacaggggggcagtaggcttgcgggcccccTCCcgacttcccgagaaaaaaaaggagcagtggcaatgatctaagaaggagaacttattttactaactatgatgttgggatgcaagatgacacgatataatacaatctaattgggagtaaggataataaatcaaatgaaatgagagagagcgaaagagcaacagagagagagagagtgagagtgtttccgaaaccgaaagccttacttgattAAGGTAcatggcttggaaagcacacccactcctctcccggcagcatAAGAAAGTAAAGAAGACCGCgcacaaccagatgacgtatcttctgtgatgtatcttccttctctgatcgggaggtcctctgggatacgtagttcttctcttttgtccatgatgttatgatgtggaataccagtagcaaagttacaaaaccatgacacagctCTCCCCCAGGAAGGCTCCATGCTGTGACAGGCCCGAGCAGTTAATCACGGAGTGAGTTAATCCGAGTTAATCATGGAGTGCACATCTGTGTACAACTGTTGTGCACATGGGATGGTGCACATGCAGGTAACATATGAACACATGCAGTGGTACCTGTATGCAGTGCACACGTGATGGTGAGCACACACAACACAACTGCACTGTGTATGCTGGAAGCACATGTGTGCATACAACACACACGTGTTTGTGCACACGTATGGAGGCATCAGTGGCGCCCCCGAACGGCCACCTCGGTGTAGATAACAGAGGGCTGTAGGGCGgcgggggggctggggggctgtgtgctgggggtcACAGCTTGCAGCTCCAAGTAGGTCAGACCCTCGCTGTCACTGGAAGGCACCTGGGGACACAGCTGGAATACAGAGTGCCACCATGGAGGTCCCAAATGTGATCTGGGAGGGACACCCCACGGGTGATGTTTGGGGTTCCTACTACATGGCGTGAAAGTGCCCGTGGGGTCCGAGGGGTGTTTAAGGATCAGAGGGGTCAGGGGGATCAGGGGGCTCAGATCTGGGTCCAGGGTGTTTCCTTGATGCAGTTTTGGAGTTCCTCGTGGGCTGAGTTTGGGGGTGTGCTTAACATTAGGGCAAAGCATGAGAGGGTTGGGAGTCCCCTGGGGTCCCCATGGACAGAGTTTGGGGCTCTATGTGGGACTGGGAGCACTTCAGGTGTCAGACTGGGATTTGGTGCTCCCTGGCCCAGTCACTCACCTGGAACTCCATGGTCTCaggctttttggggggggcacCTGTGTCAAAACACGGAGGGGAATGAGATTATGGGGAAGCCTGAGGGACGTTTGAGGGGATCTACTGAGAAATAAGGTCATTTAACCCCTTCCCCACCAGGGCTCTCATCTCTCTGTGTCCGACGTCTGcgggcagagaggaggaagaagatgataAGGACGaggatgaagacaaaggcagcagtgcagccaccaaccactgccaccaccaagTTCCCATGAGAACTGTCTGCAGCACCTGTGGTGTCGGAATGTGTGGGTTATCACATCCCCAGCCACTACCTCCATGGGGACGGGAGGTGACACAGCCACTCATGGGTGGCACCAGGTGTACCCAAATGGGGTTGAGACCCACCTGGGGGTGCAggtgtgggtgtcacctccagcatcacgctgtccccaaggggtgaggacaTAAAGGCATAGCGCCAGAGGCGTTAGGAGCACCTGTAAAtgccactgtcagctggggtcaccccaaagagGGTGAAAGTGGCTGTGTCCCCACCACTGGAGTCCTGGCGCTGGAGAGGGTCTGAGCTCCCATCCTTGTGCAGGAAGAAAGTGGCCCCATAGTCCTTGTTCCAGCAGCGGATGGTGACATTGGTCCCTGTTCCCACATGTTGCTCAGGGTGAAGGGAAATGCTGGATGGGGGATACCTGAGATCTGCAtgagggaggggacagcagtgggacacggtcctgtggggagcagccagagccatttgctgtccccagtgtcctcacctgtcagcaccagctccacagGGTCACTCTTCACTGACACCTCGGCTGACTCAGACACCTGGTACTGACACCGATAACGACCTGCGTGTTCCCGCAGTGTGCTAACAAAAGAGAACTCGGCCACgtcctgctccttctccttccccttgcTGTAAAACCAACCTCCTTCCTGGTACAGCCagacccaggcagccagccggggcaggtggcagcgcagggtgacattgtcccccagggacaccccctggctggggtgcagtgacagggagggtcggggcactaggacaggggacagcagtcagccttgtccctgcacaccctcctgcgcccctctgctctccccgtCCACTCGCACCTCACCCTCTgcccccattctccccctgtccccatactcacgttgctgtgccctgctcgctgccaccagccaccaacctgcaagggacacggtcctggtcccacactgGGTCACCAACcccgtggcaccacgtccccatggTCACTCACCGAGAATGAGGTCTTCTTTGTCATCGATGCCCGCAGCCTCTGGATACGGAGAGATGAGAGTCTGGGTGGAGAAGGGATTTAATGGTTTGGATCTCCTGTACATCTCCTACACATCTCCCcagtctttctcttcctctccttccattcTTCTGTAGAATCCACCAGGTGTACCATTAGATCCACTATACATTCCCTATCCATTCCCACAGGTGTTCCctgcccccatcccatctcctatAAATCCCCCCATGTatcccctgcctccccttccTGACCCTGTAAATTATCTAGTCCCAGTCATCTTGTGCATCTGTGTCCATCCTTTACTGATCCACTATAAATCCACCCAAGTGTTACCTGCCTCCTCTTGCATCCCCTGCCTATTCTCGCAAGTCCAACAAGTTTCACACCCCCTTCATCTCCCATAAGCCCACTCTGCTCTCCTTTGGTTTTGTCTCCAGTGCCTACACACAAAATCCTGAGGAGGTGAAGTTCCAGATGAGTCTTTGGGTCAGGAACCCCGGATCCCAACCTGTACCATCTGCCCCCCATACTCCACCTGGAACCCAAATCCCCTCACGTGAGGACCCCAGGACTCCCCAAATCATATGACTGCATTAGAGACCCGCAGGCCCCAAACTGAAGTCCTTGCAGACCCTGGGGAAATCCCAACCATAAACATCTCCCCATCAGTATGGGTAACCCCAAACCATGTAGTGGGACCGCAAAAAGCCACACATAGGATCTCCCAGTTTTGGACCAATTGGACCCCAAATCAAAATCCCTCCCAGATCCCCAAATGCATCGTCTTTGACATTCACCTCACACTTACAACAGAGCTGTCCCTCCTCACTGCCATCCTGAGGAGCCCCACTGTCTCCATGTGACCCCTGGTGACAGTGAGGGACTGACCTGTGCCGACCAGGAGATCCCATCCCATGGGGGCACCCACCACTCCACAGACCCCAGGTACCGATGCTAACGTGGGTGCTGGAAGACCCCATTAATGTCTCCCTCCAAGGTGTCTCATTTTTGGGGTGCACTGTGTGGGAGAGACCCAAATTCCCTGTTTTGGGCTCCCTGATGCTCTGTTTCCCCTCTCAGTGATTCCCAGATCTCACCAAATCTAACCCCCACAAGTCACTGCCAGAGCCCCCATATGCTTCTCAATCACATCAAATCCCTAAATGCTCATCTCTAACCACAGTATCCTTTCATTGCACTCAAATCCTTCCGCACCCTTTAATACCGTGGGTGCAgatccccacagctgtgagcagagcgtGTTCCAACACAACTTCtctcagcagtacagcagcctcagagctgctgctcacagcgctgagctgttccttccctctgggccatcccagctctcaggcctctttccttccctgcgcTGGCACTGCTTCTCCTCTTGGAGGGCTGCCCTGCAATTCTGGATGCTTCTGCCCGTTGGCCTGCAGCGTGTGCTCATGGCACAGCGGCCATGGATGCAACGTGCTccttgtgctcagcagtgccatCGCTCGCGCTGCAGGAACCTCTCCATGGGAACTCCTCACACAGGCACTCTGCTCCACACAAGTGCTGTGGAACAACAAAACCCATTTTCTGacaggttttctttgcttgctacCTCTCAAACATTTGCAAGACAAGGCTCTTGCCAGAACAACAGAGGCTGCAAAGCACGATATGCCGTGATATAACCGGACAGCCTTTGTCTGTCCACCAATGGCACTGCTTCACCACAAGCACCTTTCTGGTACAGACACATTTCTGACCAATGTGCCATTGTGAACTCACTTCTTACATCCTTGcgatgctgcagctgcccaccaGCAGGCACAAAGGGATGCCCcgagaagctgcatttcttgctgtctcCTTTTGGCCAGGTGGAGACTTCAGCGATTGGATGAGCAGTCTCATCcccccttctgctccagcactgcagctcctcagaaTGGACCACgattgcttttctccctccatctctctctcttacatTCCTTCTCTACTTCTCtccatttcccctcttttctttctttttctctctctccctcattcacATCCCGGTCATCTttactcttctcctgcagcaacCATAACCTCAATTTCCctggagaaaagctgctttctatCACTCTGTTGCTCTtccatccgtccgtccgtccatccatccatccccccaTCCATCCATCGTCCTACAGGatctcctgctcctggggctgcaccTCCTGATCCAGTATGGACACAACAAATTCAAGCCACCTTCTGCCTGTCAGTCTCTCTATCTTCCCACCTGTTGGCCCTTCTATCCACCCACACACCTGAACcatgtttcctaatatctatcTGTCCTTCCAATACCAATACCTCCACTCACCCCCAAAATCCTTAACCAGACCCTAAAATCCTGCAATCGACCTACAGCATCTCCATTCTGACCCCAAAACTTCCATTCATCCCAATGATCTCCACCCATTCCCAAAACCTACATCTCACAGCAAACTCCGTATCCAGCCCCACAATCTCCATCCAGCCACCCCAAATCCTTCATCCAGTCCCAACATCCACACCCCACACCACCCTCCACACACAGTCCTTCAAAATCTCAATGAACCCCATTACCTTCAGCCACAAAAATCATCATCCACCCCAAAATAACTCCATTCAGTCCCCACATCCACCATCCGGCCACATAAATATCACCCATCCCCCAAAATCTCTGTCCCCTCTGAAATCTCCATTCTGCCCCTAAATCAACATCAACCTCTGATCTGTACAGCCAGACACAATCTCTACATCCAGGCCACCAAGACTCCATTCAGCCACCAAATCCATCATTCATACCGTAATACCCCATCTACACCAAAACCTCCATCCACCCCAAAATCCTCCACTCAGACCCAAAGCCTCCAACCAACCCAACATTTCTatccagccccaaacctccatCGAGAAGACTGCAGATCCTTCATGAAGCTCCCAGATCTTTCTGTGGTCCCAAAAGTTCTCCATCCAGCCGACCCACAATCCTCCATCTGAACCCAAAAATCTCCACTGagctcacaaactctccagcatttcccctTCCACCACCAAAAGGGGGAAcgcagctctcctgcccttccccgcactgctgctcccacacacagccctcccacacacaaacttcctcttctcccccactTTCTggaaaaccccacaacccctctgTCCTGTTCCCAACCGTCACCCAAAGGCATTTTCCCTCCTCACCACAAATCCTGCCCCAAAACCACTGTGGGATAAGAGGCTGGTTTGGCttgtggagatggagatgcGCTGTGGGAGCACATGGAAAGGACACTtgtgctgtggggacagatgTGGTGCATGCACAGGGCACGTGTTGATGACATGCCTGTGCTGTGGAGGCACACGCACTGTGCAGACCTTGGGAGCACACGCTAAGGAGacacatgagcagcagtgtgtacAGCTGGTGGTGCACACATACGGCAtcgcacagacacacacagaagcacagagttcAGCGTGTCCCACACGTGTGTTTGTACACCTGTTGTGCACATGGGATGGTGCACACCCATTTAATACACATCCACGTGTTCACACGCACAGGTACATGGCTGTAATTCACACGTGATGGTGAGCACACTGAGCACACCAGAACTGTGCACCCTTGAAGTCCATGTGTGCACACAACACACCCGTGTTTGCATACACATCTGGGGGCATCAGCGGGGTCCCCACGTGTCCACCACGGTGTAGATAATGGGGGGTTCAGGAGTGGTGGAAGAATCTggggggtgggtgctgggggtcacagcttgcagctgggCGTAGGTCAGACCCTCGCTGTCACCGGGGGAcacctggggacacagggacagcagtgtgaCCATGGGATCCCAACATCCCAACTGAGGGGATGATGGCATTGTGTAATGTGTGGTGGGCTGTCCAGGGGAAGGGGGTTGGGATTGTGGGGTGGTGAAGATTGTGGGAAGCTGTGGGTATGACACTGGGTTTCCCTGAGGGTGGTGTTTGGGTGTTACATTATCGTTTGAGGGTGCCCATGGAGTCTGGGGATGTTTAAGGCTTGGAGCATGCCAGGGGGCTTCAGTTTGGGTTGTGGGGCATCCCAATGGTGGAGATTTGGAGGTCTCCATGGCCTTGCTTTGGGGATGCACACAACACCATGGGAAGGCATAAAAGGGAGAGGTTTCCTTGGGGTCCCCACGGGCAGGGTTTGGGGTTCCCTGTTGAGGTCTTGGGGGGGTGGGCAATGGGGCATTTTGTTGTTAGGGGTCCCCTGACCCAGACACTGACCTGGAACTGCATGGCCTCGGGGCTTCTGGGGGTGGCACCTGAGTCATaaaggggaggagagaagggtgGGATTATGAAGTGCCCAAACAACACCAGCTGGGATCCATAGGGGATCTATGGGAGATCAAAGCCATTTAACCCCTTCCCCACCAGGCCTCTCAGCTCTCTGCATTTGTCTTCTCAGAGcaacaaggaggaaagagacAGTGATGATgacaatggcagcagcacagccccccgccactgctgccaccaggTTCCTGCTGGGACCCCCATTGACACCTGTGGGGTTGAAGTGCTTTAGGTGTCTCCATACACAGCCCTCATCACAGTGGATGAGGGATGCAGTGACACTGTCAGCCATGGGTGAGAAGGGGAGAACGAAATGGGGGCTCAGACCTACCTGGGGGTGCAGGTCTGGGAATCACTTCCAGGGTCACATTATCCCCAAGGGGtgaaaacagaaggcagcagccccCGATGCGGTAGGAGCACCTATAGGTGCCGGagtcagctggggtcaccccGAAGAGGGTgaaggtggctgtgccccaATAATCGGGTTCCTGGTGCTGGATAGGGGCTGAGTGCCCAgccttgtgcaggaggaaggaggccCCATAGTCCTTATTCCAGCACTGGATGGTGATGTTGCTCCCCATCTCCACATGCTTTTTGGGGCTCAGGGAAATGCCAGGTGGGGGATACCTGTgatctgagcacagagaggtaacagagatggaacacagccctgtgggaaCAGCCCAGGGCCATCTGCTTTCCTCAGTGTCCTCACCTGTCACCAACAGCTCCATGGGGTCACTCTTCTGCGATGTCCCTGCAGGCGCCAACCCCTGGTACTGGCACTGATATATCACTGCAGCTTCCTGTTTAATGCTAGTCAAGGAGAACTCAGCCATGTCCTGCACGTTGTCCTTCTGCTCGATGTATGTTGGATTTTGGTACCGATAGAGTCGGACCCAGGCAGCTggctggggcaggtggcagcgcagggtgacattgtcccccagggacgccccctggctggggtgcagcgacagggagggtcggggcactaggacaggggacagcagtcagccttgtccctgcacaccctcctgggcccctctgctgctcccctgaCCACACACCCCTGCCTCCGTCCCCATTTTCCCCTCACCCCATACTCACGTTTCTGTGCCCGGCTcactgccaccagccaccaacctgcaagggacacagTCCTGGTCCCactcagggccaccaacccccatGGCAACACATCCCCATGGTCACTCACCCAGGATGAGGTTCACcaccattggtgccatgaggcaggagcagcttggggacagtgagactgcagcagagaaaggaagtggCCGGAGAGCTGCTTTCAGTCTCCAAGGGACAAGAAGTGACATGTTGTCACCTCCTCAGTGTTGCAATTGCGGTCGCCAAGGGGTGGTGTCTTTGGGGATACGCCATGGGTTTCTCTGCATGAGGCTGGAACTGCAGTCCCTGTTGGGATGCCCCACACAGGCGGTCACCTCTCAGCTGTCACACGCTTCCTGCAAAGCACTGCCACTGTGTGGCAATGCACGGCATCATCTAAGGGGGTGTAAAACACAGGACATGTGGCTTCAGTGGGGTGTCCCACATGGGATGTCACAGGCGGTCCCCAATACATCCAGCCTGCTGTCTCCACAAACTTTGGGTTCCAAACTCTGTCCCCACTGTGCTTTCCTCCACCATCCTCgatgaggacagcagcaggaaccACTGAGGACACAGTGACACCCACACAGACATCTGTCACATGCTAAGGACACACACATGTGCATTATTTTGTACGTGTATCAGTGCACACACACGATGTCACAGACACACAGAGGCAGAGCACTAAGCATGTAGTACATGTGTGTACGGCTGCTGTGCGTATGTGACTGTGCACACACATGTAATATACATGAAGACATGCAGTGGCACACACGGGGATGCAGACCTATGGGTGTGCACACATGTGGTTGGGAACATGGACTCATCGAGGCCTTGGGGTGGCTGGGGACAGATCTGGGGTCCCACAGGACTGGTGATGAGATGTTGGGGTGGATTGCCAAGAGCTCTGTTTGCCAGAGGCACTGTGGGTGTATTTCTGGGCAGGACTGGGAAGGTGTGAGGGATCCCTGAGGAATGAGGAGTTCCTCTGAGGCAGATGGGGAAGGAGTGCGGTCCCACAGGGCTGGTTGTGGGGCGGTGCTGTGGTTTAGGGTTGGGGGTctcagagctgggaggagatcGCACAGAGGGACAGAACTGTAGGGCTGGGGTGATCTGTGGGGATCGTCGAGTTCTGcggctgccccccaccaccccaccccatatggaaccagctctgccccacagagcagcccgGCCCAAGCCTGGGTGCACACCCATGGCTCCCCGCAGCCACACAGCGCTGTGTGATGGGCACTGTGTGAGCTGAGATGGGGACACGGGGCGCAGTGCGGTGCTGATGGGAGCGATGGCCGATGGTGCTGTGCGCTGTGACACAtcgctgtgctcagtgctgtgagcagcgGAAAGacgcagctgtgctctgtgctgtgtgcagggatgggggaaCAGGGCTCCAAAGTGAGGAGAAATTCATCCTTTTGGGGGTTTATCTGTGAGACTCCATTTTCTGTCACCATGAACACGTGAGCTGTGAATCTTCTGATGgaatgcacagcactgcaggcaggcatTCAGCTCAGAACTGTGGCTGTGTGTCTCAGCCAGGGTCCATCAGCCCTCTCTGAGCGGAAAGAAACACCCAGCGCTCCACATCTGCCTCATCCATGGCACCGCCCTTTGGGGTACAGACATCTGTGACAAACTATTGCCAAGGacggagcacagcaggagggaaatgtCATCCTTGGCAAACACCTGAGACAGATAACCGGGGGCTGGGGGACCGCGCTGGGCCCAGGGCGGCAGAAGCTGGGGGTCACAGCTTGCAGCTCAGTGTAGGTCAGCCCCTCGTTGTCAGCGGGTGGCACCTGGAGACACAGGGGAACAGTGGGGTGATACCATGGGGTTCCCCAAAGTGCATGTGGGGGGACCAATGATCCCAGTATGTGGGGTAATAGCCAGGGGAGTGCGCTTGTTGTTCTGGGCTGGCTGAGATTTGGGGTCTCCTTGGGTAAGACTTTGAGGGACGCTACAGGTGTTGTTAGGGGTTCCCAATGCATGGCTTGAGGGTACccatggggtctgtggggtggttAAGGCTTTAGGGGTGTGCAGAGGCTTAGATTTGGTGCTCCTATGAATATGACTTAGGTGTCCACATTGGAGTTTGAGGTTGTAGATGGGATgtaaatgagggagagagagaaaaagaaagaaaagagaggaaatggagagaagcagagaaggaacgtaagagagagagatggaagggGAAAAGCAATCGTGGTCTGttttgaggagctgcagtgctggagcagaagggggGATGAGAGTGCTCATCCAAAGGTTGAAGTCTCCACCTGGCCAAAAGgagacagcaagaaatgcagcttctctgggcatccctCTGTGTCTGCtggtgggcagctgcagcatcgCAAGGATGTAAAGAAGTGAGTTCACAATGCCACATTGGTCAGAAATGTGTCTGTACCAGAAAGGTGCTTGCGGTGAAGCAGTGCCATTGGTGGACCCACAAAGGCTGTCCGGTTATCTCACGGCATCTCGTGCTTTGCAGCCTCTGTTGTTCTGGCAAGAGCCTTGTCTTGCAAATGTTTGAGAGgtagcaagcaaagaaaacctgCCAGAAAATGGTTTTTGTTGTTCCACAGCACTTGTGTGGAGCAGAGAGTGCCCGTGTGAGGAGTTCCCATGGTGAGGTTCCTGCAGCGCGAGCGatggcactgctgagcacaaggAGCACATTGCATCCATGGCCGCTGTGCCATGAGCACACGCTGCAGGCCAACGGGCAGAAGCATCCAGAATTGCAGGGCAGCCCTTGGGGAGGAGAAGCAGTGCCAgcgcagggaaggaaagagccctgagagctgggatagcccagagggaaggaacagctcagcgctgtgagcagcagctctgaggctgctgtactgctgagagcagctgtgttGGAACacgc contains these protein-coding regions:
- the LOC124417464 gene encoding LOW QUALITY PROTEIN: leukocyte immunoglobulin-like receptor subfamily B member 5 (The sequence of the model RefSeq protein was modified relative to this genomic sequence to represent the inferred CDS: substituted 1 base at 1 genomic stop codon), with the translated sequence LLSPVLVPRPSLSLHPSQGVSLGDNVTLRCHLPRLAAWVWLYQEGGWFYSKGKEKEQDVAEFSFVSTLREHAGRYRCQYQVSESAEVSVKSDPVELVLTDLRYPPSSISLHPEQHVGTGTNVTIRCWNKDYGATFFLHKDGSSDPLQRQDSSGGDTATFTLFGVTPADSGIYRCSXRLWRYAFMSSPLGDSVMLEVTPTPAPPGAADSSHGNLVVAVVGGCTAAFVFILVLIIFFLLSARRRRTQRDESPGAPPKKPETMEFQVPSSDSEGLTYLELQAVTPSTQPPSPPAALQPSVIYTEVAVRGRH
- the LOC112529946 gene encoding T-cell-interacting, activating receptor on myeloid cells protein 1-like isoform X1 → MAPMVVNLILGWWLVAVSRAQKLPRPSLSLHPSQGASLGDNVTLRCHLPQPAAWVRLYRYQNPTYIEQKDNVQDMAEFSLTSIKQEAAVIYQCQYQGLAPAGTSQKSDPMELLVTDHRYPPPGISLSPKKHVEMGSNITIQCWNKDYGASFLLHKAGHSAPIQHQEPDYWGTATFTLFGVTPADSGTYRCSYRIGGCCLLFSPLGDNVTLEVIPRPAPPGVNGGPSRNLVAAVAGGCAAAIVIITVSFLLVALRRQMQRAERPGATPRSPEAMQFQVSPGDSEGLTYAQLQAVTPSTHPPDSSTTPEPPIIYTVVDTWGPR
- the LOC112529946 gene encoding T-cell-interacting, activating receptor on myeloid cells protein 1-like isoform X2, whose protein sequence is MAPMVVNLILGWWLVAVSRAQKLPRPSLSLHPSQGASLGDNVTLRCHLPQPAAWVRLYRYQNPTYIEQKDNVQDMAEFSLTSIKQEAAVIYQCQYQGLAPAGTSQKSDPMELLVTDHRYPPPGISLSPKKHVEMGSNITIQCWNKDYGASFLLHKAGHSAPIQHQEPDYWGTATFTLFGVTPADSGTYRCSYRIGGCCLLFSPLGDNVTLEVIPRPAPPGVNGGPSRNLVAAVAGGCAAAIVIITVSFLLVALRRQMQRAERPGGEGVKWL